In the genome of Dehalococcoidia bacterium, the window TGCACAACATCATGCCGTGCAAGGACGGCTACGTCGTGCCTCAGGTGGGGAATAATCGGGACTGGGAACACTTCGTCGCCTTCACTGGCATAGAAGCGTTCCAGGATCCCCGGTATGCCTCCGCTGAGGGCCGGCATCGCTGGACGGAGGAGATTGAGCGCCACGTCCAGAAGTGGCTGGTCGAACAGGGCAAGAAGGAGCTGTTCCACCAGGCCCAGGAGTGGCGGCTGCCGTTCGGCATTGTGCAGGACGCGGGGGACCTCCTGCGCTGCGAGCAACTGGAAGCGCGGGGGTTCTTTACAGTCCAGGACCATCCCGTAGCGGGTGCGGTACGCCTTCCCGGCCCGCCGTTCCGGCTTTCGGCGAGCCCGTGGCGAAAGGGCCGCGCGCCTCTGCTGGGGGAGCACACGGAAGAGGTGCTGTGCGGTCATCTGGGGCTCGACCCCGGCGACGTGGCGGCGCTCCGCGAGAAGAGGGTCGCGTAGCCATGCAGACTGAGGGAATGCCCCTGCACGGAATCCGCATTCTGGAGGCGGGCCACCAATGGGCGGCGCCCATCGCCATCCAGTTCCTCGCCGGCATGGGTGCGGAGGTCATCAAGGTGGAGTCCACGGTCCACCCGGACATGGTCCGCTCCGGTTCCTACCCCGACGGCATCCCCGGAGAGAGGTATTGGAACAGGGGCGGGCGGTTCAACGACGTCAACCGGAACAAGCGGGGAATCACGCTGGACCTCACGAAGCCGGAGGGATGCGCGCTGTTCAAACAGTTGGTGGCGGTGACCGACGTGGTGGCGGAGAACTTCACGCCCCGCGTCATGGCGAACTTCGGGTTGGACTACGACTCGCTTCGGAAGGTCAGAAACGACCTGATTATGCTATCCATTACGGGCTTCGGTCACTCCGGGCCGTGGCGGGACTATGCGGGCCGCGGCTCCGGCCTGGAGGCCACGTCGAGCCTGACCTACATGACCGGTTACCCCGGCGAGGGGCCGATGAAGTCCGGCGTGCCCTATACCGACATCCCCGCGGCGTACCACGCGGCGTTCGCGGTGATGGCCGCCCTGAACTACCGCGACATGACGGGCGAGGGCCAGTGGATTGATCTCGCCATGTACGAGATCGGCGCGTCCGCCATGACAGAGGCGCTCCTGGACGCGGACTGGAACGGTAGGATAGCA includes:
- a CDS encoding CoA transferase, with amino-acid sequence MQTEGMPLHGIRILEAGHQWAAPIAIQFLAGMGAEVIKVESTVHPDMVRSGSYPDGIPGERYWNRGGRFNDVNRNKRGITLDLTKPEGCALFKQLVAVTDVVAENFTPRVMANFGLDYDSLRKVRNDLIMLSITGFGHSGPWRDYAGRGSGLEATSSLTYMTGYPGEGPMKSGVPYTDIPAAYHAAFAVMAALNYRDMTGEGQWIDLAMYEIGASAMTEALLDADWNGRIAKPRGNRHPAFAPQGCYPCAGFDEWLALSVTSEREWRTLAALMGRPELAEDPRFATLAARAEHHDELDGVIAAWTKAHAPQALMERLQRAGFSAGRVLTSKDALLDKHYRQRGAFPVVRHLPETGVGDRVHTGIPVRMSATPCHLESPAPGLGQDNAAVLGGLIGLSGSELQSLQEQGIIGDCPVATVHGAASEGGRPGKESARTYDEDYQSLLGTAPSQGRKDHREKGGAS